The Pseudanabaena galeata CCNP1313 genome has a segment encoding these proteins:
- a CDS encoding efflux RND transporter permease subunit — protein MSNSILNQILKGSIVQRWLIVVCAILITLWGVFTVTQMPLDVFPEFAPPQVDIHTEASGLAPDEVESQITIPIESAVNGLPGVTIVRSSSKVGLSMVNVVFDQNADIYRARQSVTERLQQVTNQLPEGVHPPEISPLVSPLGTILQYAFTVNGQGRTSLMDLRQLVEGNLRNQILSVPGVTQVTIYGGDERQNQVLVNPAKLRSLNVSLTEVTDAARGANSNAPAGFQIGGGQELLVRGIGKVKSIQDLQQSVVKVDNGKPILLRDVAEVKTGTALKRGDGSFNGKPAVVLMINKQPDVDTPTVTKGVEAVMQSLQTTLPADVQVARTFRQANFIDAAIKNVSGSLIEGIVIVSVIMLLFLMNWRTAVITLTAIPLSLLIGLMLMKAFGLGINTMTLGGLVVAIGSVVDDSIVDMENCYRGLRTNQAQGNPKHPFQVVYDTSVEVRLAVIFSTVIIVVVFAPIFSLTGVEGRIFAPMGLAYLLSIAASTLVAMTVSPALCAILLADQTLPQEGTFVSRWAERLYRPFLSLSMRSPMIIIGFALAALVATSVIVPSLGRVFLPEFREKSMVNSMVLFPGVSLDMTNRAGMALYNSLKGNPLYEWVQVRSGRAPGDADGAGVSMAHVDVELSDAALKNREESIKQLREAFNKLPGVAPNIGGFISHRMDEVLSGVRSAIAVKIYGSDLAQLRTIGEQVRDAIEPVAGLVDLQLEPQLPIRQVQIQYNRTAAATYGLSMEQISNVVETALNGRVVSQLSENQQLVDTVVLLQESSRNSLDDIRAIPLIAPTGQQISLGEVAQISYGMGANVINREDVSRLIVVSTNVAGRDLNSVVKDIQAQIQQKVKLPNGYFIQYGGQFESEERATNNLLVFSILAAIVIAVLMFFSVKSIPAAIAIMINLPLALVGGIISVALTGGVISIASLIGFITLFGVAVRNGLLLVDNYNNKFAQGMPLKDVIFKGSMERVNAILMTALTSALGMLPLAISSSAGNEILQPLAIVVLGGLITSTILTLLVIPAIYAKFGKWLVPKQKSLSIDNQFEVNENPQVLVKS, from the coding sequence ATGTCTAACTCAATTTTGAACCAGATTCTTAAAGGCTCAATCGTGCAGCGATGGCTGATTGTCGTTTGTGCGATTTTAATCACCTTGTGGGGAGTCTTTACTGTGACGCAGATGCCTCTGGATGTATTTCCTGAATTTGCACCGCCTCAAGTCGATATTCACACTGAAGCTTCTGGACTTGCGCCCGATGAAGTGGAGTCACAAATTACAATCCCGATTGAAAGTGCGGTTAATGGCTTGCCAGGGGTAACGATTGTGCGATCGTCCTCTAAGGTGGGGCTGTCGATGGTGAATGTGGTATTTGATCAAAATGCTGATATTTACCGAGCCAGACAATCGGTTACAGAGCGACTTCAGCAGGTGACAAATCAGCTTCCTGAAGGGGTACATCCGCCAGAAATTTCGCCTTTAGTTTCGCCACTGGGAACTATTTTGCAATATGCCTTTACGGTGAATGGTCAGGGCAGAACTTCGCTAATGGATCTGCGCCAGTTGGTTGAAGGGAATCTGAGAAACCAGATTTTATCCGTCCCAGGGGTGACTCAGGTGACCATTTATGGTGGTGATGAACGTCAGAATCAGGTGCTAGTCAATCCTGCCAAATTGCGATCGCTGAATGTTTCTCTGACTGAAGTTACTGATGCAGCTAGAGGCGCAAATTCTAACGCACCTGCTGGCTTCCAGATTGGCGGTGGTCAGGAACTACTTGTACGCGGTATTGGCAAAGTCAAATCAATTCAAGACTTACAGCAATCAGTAGTCAAGGTTGATAATGGCAAACCAATTCTGTTGAGAGATGTAGCTGAGGTCAAAACGGGAACAGCGTTAAAGCGTGGCGATGGTAGCTTTAACGGTAAACCTGCGGTGGTGCTGATGATTAACAAACAGCCTGATGTGGATACGCCCACTGTCACCAAGGGTGTAGAAGCCGTAATGCAGTCTTTGCAAACGACATTGCCCGCCGATGTCCAAGTTGCTCGCACTTTCCGTCAAGCTAACTTTATCGATGCTGCAATTAAGAATGTCAGTGGTTCGTTGATCGAAGGCATCGTGATTGTATCGGTGATCATGTTGCTATTTTTGATGAACTGGCGCACTGCTGTAATTACTCTAACTGCGATTCCTTTATCACTTTTGATCGGGTTGATGCTGATGAAAGCCTTTGGCTTAGGCATTAACACAATGACCTTAGGTGGTTTAGTCGTAGCGATCGGTTCGGTTGTCGATGACTCGATCGTGGACATGGAAAACTGTTATCGCGGACTAAGAACCAATCAAGCACAGGGTAATCCTAAACATCCTTTTCAGGTGGTGTATGACACTTCTGTAGAAGTTCGTCTAGCGGTGATTTTTTCCACTGTTATTATCGTGGTTGTGTTTGCCCCGATTTTTAGTTTGACGGGTGTGGAAGGTCGCATTTTTGCGCCGATGGGATTAGCCTATCTACTGTCAATTGCGGCTTCGACTCTAGTTGCAATGACGGTTTCACCTGCCCTTTGTGCGATCCTATTGGCAGACCAAACCTTGCCACAAGAAGGTACTTTTGTTTCACGGTGGGCAGAACGCTTGTATCGTCCATTCCTAAGTTTGTCGATGCGATCGCCGATGATTATTATCGGTTTCGCACTTGCCGCCCTGGTTGCAACGAGTGTGATAGTTCCCTCCCTCGGACGAGTTTTTCTGCCCGAATTTCGAGAAAAGTCAATGGTTAACTCGATGGTGCTTTTTCCTGGGGTATCTTTAGATATGACCAATCGCGCAGGGATGGCACTATATAACTCGCTCAAGGGCAATCCATTATATGAGTGGGTGCAAGTGAGGTCAGGACGCGCCCCTGGTGACGCAGATGGTGCAGGCGTAAGCATGGCTCATGTGGATGTGGAATTAAGCGATGCCGCTCTGAAAAATCGGGAAGAAAGCATCAAGCAATTGCGGGAAGCCTTCAACAAATTACCAGGGGTGGCTCCGAATATTGGTGGATTTATTTCGCACCGTATGGATGAAGTGCTATCGGGTGTCAGAAGTGCGATCGCGGTCAAAATCTATGGCTCTGACCTCGCCCAACTGCGAACCATCGGTGAACAAGTACGCGATGCGATCGAGCCTGTTGCTGGGCTTGTAGATTTGCAACTAGAACCGCAATTACCAATCCGTCAAGTCCAGATTCAATACAACCGCACGGCGGCGGCAACCTATGGATTGAGTATGGAACAGATATCCAATGTTGTCGAAACTGCTCTGAATGGTCGTGTCGTTTCGCAACTATCAGAAAATCAGCAGCTAGTTGATACTGTCGTCCTATTACAAGAATCATCTCGTAATAGCCTCGATGACATTCGCGCTATCCCTCTGATCGCCCCGACAGGGCAACAGATATCCCTCGGTGAAGTTGCTCAGATTAGTTACGGTATGGGCGCAAATGTGATCAATCGTGAAGATGTTTCACGGCTAATCGTAGTTTCTACCAACGTTGCTGGTCGGGATCTCAATAGCGTTGTCAAAGACATTCAAGCTCAGATTCAGCAAAAAGTGAAACTGCCCAATGGCTACTTTATCCAATATGGCGGACAGTTTGAGTCAGAGGAACGAGCCACTAATAATCTTTTAGTGTTCAGTATTCTCGCGGCGATCGTGATCGCTGTATTGATGTTCTTCTCTGTGAAATCCATCCCTGCAGCGATCGCCATCATGATCAACTTACCTCTAGCTTTAGTCGGTGGGATTATTTCCGTTGCGCTTACTGGTGGTGTCATTTCCATTGCCTCCCTCATTGGTTTCATTACTCTGTTTGGAGTTGCTGTGCGTAATGGCTTGTTGCTAGTTGATAACTACAACAATAAATTTGCTCAAGGAATGCCTCTTAAAGATGTAATTTTTAAAGGTTCTATGGAACGAGTTAATGCCATTTTGATGACTGCACTCACTTCTGCGTTAGGAATGCTGCCCTTGGCAATTTCTAGTAGCGCTGGGAATGAAATCTTACAACCTCTAGCGATCGTGGTTTTAGGTGGCTTGATTACCTCTACGATTTTGACCCTATTGGTAATTCCTGCTATCTACGCCAAGTTTGGTAAGTGGCTAGTTCCCAAACAAAAATCTTTAAGTATTGACAACC
- the rppA gene encoding two-component system response regulator RppA, which yields MRILLVEDEIDLGTAIKQVLICEKYVVDWVTDGAQAWYYLENQWTDYSVAIFDLLLPKLSGLELCQKLRSHQNPLPVLMLTALGQPENRIAGLDAGADDYLVKPFVMEELLARLRALQRRSPNLQPQILTIGKFSLDYANNALLVTESDQVSQVIPLTTKEFQILTYLMQNVDRIISGSKIRNQLWDLNEEPISNVVAAQMRLLRRKLSSYGCECPIETIPSQGYRFNTQP from the coding sequence ATGCGAATTTTGCTTGTAGAAGATGAAATAGACTTAGGAACAGCGATTAAGCAGGTTTTAATTTGCGAAAAATATGTAGTGGATTGGGTAACTGATGGCGCTCAAGCTTGGTACTATCTCGAAAATCAATGGACAGACTATTCTGTGGCAATTTTTGATTTGCTCCTGCCCAAACTATCAGGGCTAGAACTATGCCAAAAACTGCGATCGCACCAAAATCCATTGCCCGTACTCATGCTCACGGCTCTAGGACAGCCCGAAAATCGGATCGCAGGGCTAGATGCAGGAGCTGATGACTATTTAGTTAAACCCTTTGTGATGGAAGAACTTTTGGCAAGGTTACGCGCATTGCAAAGGCGATCGCCAAATTTGCAACCACAAATTCTCACCATCGGCAAATTTTCTCTGGATTATGCCAATAACGCACTATTAGTGACGGAATCTGATCAAGTATCACAGGTTATTCCCTTAACAACAAAAGAGTTTCAGATTCTCACTTACCTCATGCAAAATGTCGATCGCATTATTTCAGGCAGCAAAATTCGCAATCAACTTTGGGATCTCAATGAAGAGCCAATCAGCAATGTAGTCGCGGCACAAATGCGTTTATTACGTCGTAAATTATCAAGCTATGGCTGTGAATGTCCGATTGAAACGATTCCCAGTCAAGGCTATCGGTTTAACACGCAGCCATGA
- a CDS encoding efflux RND transporter periplasmic adaptor subunit, giving the protein MKKLPLVSAALAAILAVASPVFAHVGHGDEFQSKGKIQRVQINSETDQQLGIIVTPIAQTAKSAAGVMVPVTSLVEADGKQLVFVQYQNFYEPVEVKTGKTQGENIEVIDGLSVGEKLVTQGSLSLYAQSRKTQKADPVASPSTVASPNAVATAIATPQSTAEHNQAHVKGIAHSDQGVLSQENNLLVGGVVVGGSALALIGGGIFLLKNRQSSRKKLKLNSRSKNQGDV; this is encoded by the coding sequence ATGAAAAAATTGCCATTAGTTAGTGCTGCCCTAGCAGCAATTTTAGCCGTCGCCAGCCCTGTATTTGCCCATGTCGGACATGGAGATGAATTTCAGTCTAAAGGCAAGATTCAGCGCGTGCAGATAAATTCTGAAACCGATCAACAGCTTGGGATTATTGTTACACCGATCGCTCAAACCGCAAAAAGTGCCGCAGGGGTGATGGTTCCAGTAACATCTTTGGTTGAAGCCGATGGTAAACAGCTTGTATTTGTGCAGTACCAAAACTTCTATGAGCCAGTGGAAGTCAAGACTGGTAAGACGCAGGGAGAAAATATTGAAGTTATTGATGGTCTATCAGTAGGCGAAAAACTGGTGACTCAGGGTAGTTTGTCTCTCTATGCCCAATCTCGCAAGACTCAGAAAGCCGATCCAGTAGCTAGTCCCAGTACAGTAGCTAGTCCTAATGCAGTTGCAACCGCGATCGCCACTCCCCAAAGTACAGCAGAACATAATCAAGCCCACGTTAAAGGAATTGCTCACAGCGATCAAGGTGTATTGTCGCAAGAAAATAACTTGCTAGTTGGTGGTGTAGTTGTTGGCGGTAGTGCGTTGGCATTGATTGGTGGTGGAATTTTTCTACTCAAAAATCGTCAAAGCAGTCGCAAAAAACTAAAGCTTAACTCTCGTTCTAAAAATCAGGGAGACGTTTAA